A stretch of Chloroflexota bacterium DNA encodes these proteins:
- a CDS encoding DUF5343 domain-containing protein, which produces MLRHEGKRLPPYVSYRTFRNFLESLKSGIPSRIDRSYWGTKFSGSTGIQLVTALRFLTLVEESNAPTERLVQLVQADRERKRVLLRAILEQAYAPILKGLDLSRATPAELGERFAQAGATGDVGRKCLSFFVASAAEAGLPLSSFILQRAKPRLAPRARRKAPRRKEPAPSSPGRLHPALSGLLHELPDPASGWDSDGKERFKRAFEAALDLVYPTEE; this is translated from the coding sequence ATGCTGAGACACGAGGGCAAGCGGCTACCCCCCTATGTTTCCTACCGGACCTTCCGCAATTTCCTGGAGAGCCTGAAGTCCGGGATTCCGTCCAGAATTGACCGCAGTTACTGGGGGACAAAATTCTCCGGCAGCACCGGAATCCAGCTGGTAACAGCCCTGAGGTTCTTAACCCTGGTAGAGGAGAGCAATGCCCCCACCGAGAGGCTCGTCCAACTGGTCCAGGCCGATAGGGAAAGGAAAAGGGTCCTCCTCCGGGCCATCCTGGAGCAGGCCTACGCCCCTATTCTGAAGGGCCTGGACCTCTCCCGGGCCACCCCTGCGGAGCTGGGGGAGAGGTTTGCCCAGGCAGGGGCCACTGGGGATGTGGGGCGGAAGTGCCTCAGCTTCTTTGTGGCCAGCGCCGCCGAGGCCGGCCTGCCCCTTTCCTCTTTTATCCTCCAGAGGGCCAAGCCCCGGCTGGCCCCCCGGGCCAGAAGGAAGGCCCCCAGAAGAAAGGAGCCCGCGCCTTCCTCCCCCGGAAGGCTCCACCCCGCCCTCTCGGGCCTGCTCCACGAACTTCCCGACCCCGCCTCCGGCTGGGACAGTGATGGGAAGGAGAGGTTCAAGAGGGCCTTTGAGGCCGCCCTGGACCTGGTATATCCCACAGAGGAATAA
- the gyrB gene encoding DNA topoisomerase (ATP-hydrolyzing) subunit B: MKNSAETEFKQNSYSVQDIQVLDGLEAVRRRPGMYIGSTDQRGLHHLVYEVVYNSVDEAMAGFCTRIRLRLLPDGVVEVWDNGRGIPVGVHPATGLSGVETVMTRLHAGAKFGGKAYRVSGGLHGVGASVVNALSSWLRVEVRREGKVYRQEYKCGDPVSPLKETGEAEDVGTTVAFCPDGSIFPSLDYDFPVIAERMREMAYLNRGLEIALLDERTESIQEKTFYFEGGIASLVKYDLNRNRSSLHPPIHINGAINSTVVEVAIQYNDGYAENVLSFANCINTADGGSHLTGFRSALTRVLNDWARKSKVLKEEDANLQGEDVREGLAAVVSVKLSEPQFEGQTKGKLGNPEIKSQVEAVVGEKLERYLEEHPQEAKVILEKCFIAARAREAAKKARELVMRKGALELGTLPGKLADCSEKDPALCELFLVEGESAGGSAKQGRDRRFQAILPLKGKIVNIEKAIQPDRKPTWHEILQKVLEHEELRALALSLGVLNGEDLELARLRYHRVIIMTDADVDGSHIRTLLLTFFYRFLLELITRGHLYIAQPPLYRIQSGKEVSWVYSEGEKESCLKKLGHKKVELQRYKGLGEMSPEQLWGTTMNPESRTILQVTLEDAKKAEQIFQDLMGAEVLPRKQFIQAHAKSVRNLDI; encoded by the coding sequence ATGAAGAACAGCGCTGAAACGGAATTTAAACAGAACTCTTACTCTGTCCAGGACATTCAGGTGCTGGACGGGCTGGAGGCTGTGAGGCGGCGGCCGGGGATGTATATCGGCAGCACTGACCAACGGGGTCTGCATCACCTGGTGTATGAGGTCGTCTATAACAGCGTGGACGAGGCCATGGCGGGCTTCTGCACTAGGATACGGCTGCGGCTGCTGCCGGATGGGGTGGTGGAGGTGTGGGATAACGGGCGGGGTATACCGGTGGGCGTCCATCCCGCCACGGGCCTCTCGGGGGTGGAGACGGTGATGACCCGCCTCCACGCCGGGGCCAAGTTCGGGGGGAAGGCCTACCGGGTCTCCGGCGGGCTCCACGGCGTGGGGGCCTCGGTGGTGAATGCCCTCTCCTCCTGGCTCCGGGTGGAGGTGAGACGGGAGGGCAAGGTCTATCGCCAGGAATACAAGTGCGGCGACCCCGTTTCCCCCCTGAAGGAGACAGGGGAGGCGGAGGACGTGGGGACCACCGTGGCCTTCTGCCCCGATGGGTCCATCTTTCCCTCCCTGGACTATGACTTCCCGGTCATAGCCGAGAGGATGAGGGAGATGGCCTACCTCAACAGGGGGCTGGAGATAGCCCTGCTAGACGAGAGGACGGAGAGCATCCAGGAGAAGACCTTCTATTTTGAGGGGGGCATTGCCAGCCTGGTAAAATACGACCTGAACCGGAACCGGAGCTCCCTCCACCCCCCCATCCATATCAACGGCGCCATCAACAGCACGGTGGTGGAGGTGGCCATCCAGTATAACGATGGCTACGCGGAAAATGTCCTGAGCTTTGCCAACTGCATCAATACCGCCGACGGCGGGAGCCACCTTACCGGCTTCCGCTCGGCCCTGACCCGGGTCCTCAATGACTGGGCCCGGAAGAGCAAGGTCCTCAAGGAGGAGGATGCCAACCTCCAGGGGGAGGATGTGCGGGAAGGTCTCGCGGCGGTGGTCTCGGTGAAGCTGTCCGAGCCCCAGTTTGAGGGCCAGACGAAGGGGAAGCTGGGTAACCCCGAAATAAAGAGCCAGGTGGAGGCGGTGGTGGGGGAGAAGCTGGAACGCTACCTGGAGGAGCACCCCCAGGAGGCCAAGGTCATCCTGGAGAAATGCTTCATCGCCGCCCGGGCCCGGGAGGCGGCAAAGAAGGCCCGGGAGCTGGTCATGCGCAAGGGGGCCCTGGAGCTGGGCACTCTCCCCGGCAAGCTGGCCGACTGCTCGGAGAAGGACCCAGCCCTCTGCGAGCTCTTCCTGGTGGAGGGGGAATCGGCGGGGGGCTCGGCCAAGCAGGGCCGGGACCGCCGCTTCCAGGCCATCCTCCCTCTCAAGGGCAAGATAGTCAATATAGAAAAGGCCATCCAGCCCGACAGGAAGCCCACCTGGCATGAGATACTGCAGAAGGTCCTGGAGCACGAGGAGCTGAGGGCGCTGGCCCTCTCCCTGGGGGTGCTGAACGGAGAGGACCTGGAGCTGGCCCGCCTGCGCTACCACCGCGTCATCATCATGACCGATGCCGATGTGGACGGCTCCCATATCCGCACCCTCCTCCTCACCTTCTTCTACCGCTTCCTCCTGGAGCTCATCACCCGGGGCCATCTCTACATCGCCCAGCCCCCCCTCTACCGCATCCAGTCCGGGAAGGAAGTCTCCTGGGTCTATAGCGAAGGGGAAAAGGAGAGCTGCTTGAAGAAGCTGGGCCACAAGAAGGTGGAGCTCCAGCGCTACAAGGGGCTGGGGGAGATGAGCCCGGAGCAGCTCTGGGGGACCACCATGAACCCGGAAAGCCGCACCATCCTCCAGGTCACGCTAGAGGATGCCAAGAAAGCGGAGCAAATCTTCCAGGACCTGATGGGCGCCGAAGTCCTCCCCCGCAAGCAGTTCATCCAGGCCCACGCCAAAAGCGTCAGGAATTTGGATATTTAG
- a CDS encoding type II toxin-antitoxin system RelE/ParE family toxin, whose product MAHEVEIHPAAQKQMLSLPKEAQVEVARSIDRLGNTPRPPRVKKLAESGLWRIRAGQHRLVYAVDDEAQLVTIARVARRKESTYKRL is encoded by the coding sequence TTGGCCCATGAGGTAGAGATTCATCCTGCTGCCCAAAAGCAGATGCTATCTCTCCCCAAAGAGGCACAGGTAGAAGTCGCCCGGTCTATCGACCGTCTGGGAAACACTCCCAGACCACCGAGGGTAAAGAAGCTGGCTGAGAGCGGTCTATGGCGTATTCGGGCGGGGCAGCACAGGCTCGTGTATGCCGTAGACGATGAAGCCCAACTGGTCACCATCGCAAGGGTAGCCCGGCGCAAAGAGTCTACTTACAAGAGACTGTAA
- a CDS encoding glutamate--tRNA ligase — protein sequence MRVRARFAPSPTGFPHVGNIRTALFNWLFARHHGGTFILRIEDTDVERMVPGAQEALLEGLRWLGLDWDEGPEVGGPHAPYIQSERRQIYQDLARRLVDQGNAYYCSCSSQRLEAMRREQMSKKLPPGYDRHCRELGLGPQEGAVVRFRTPLSGETRFNDLLRGEVVFQNQTLDDFVLLKSDGYPTYHLANVADDHLMGITHVLRADEWLSSTPRHLLLYQALGKTPPLFAHLPMILGPDRSKLSKRHGATAIGDFREQGYLPEAMVNFLALLGWSLDETAELFSQEELVKDFSLDRVGLNPAIFNREKLDWMNGVYIRKLSPEEFAQRILPFLERGLPDSVPRPLSQEYLARLAPLVQERARTLGSGQPDGAVYLADFFLLPHLEYDPALLTSKLSPEKAREALELTLESLAASEFSAEGLEKQLRPLAEKLGLGTGPYFGLIRVAVTGRTAAPPLFQTMAILGKERCLERLRQSLNLLS from the coding sequence ATGAGGGTGCGGGCCCGTTTTGCCCCCAGCCCCACGGGCTTCCCCCATGTGGGGAATATCCGCACCGCCCTTTTCAACTGGCTCTTCGCCCGCCACCACGGGGGGACATTCATCCTCCGCATTGAGGACACCGATGTGGAGAGGATGGTCCCCGGTGCCCAGGAGGCCCTCCTGGAGGGCCTGCGCTGGCTGGGGCTGGACTGGGACGAGGGGCCGGAGGTGGGGGGGCCCCATGCCCCCTATATCCAGTCAGAGCGCCGGCAGATATACCAGGACCTCGCCCGCCGCCTGGTGGACCAGGGCAATGCCTACTACTGCTCCTGCTCCTCCCAGCGCCTGGAGGCCATGCGCCGGGAGCAGATGAGTAAGAAGCTCCCACCCGGCTATGACCGCCACTGCCGGGAGCTGGGCCTGGGCCCCCAGGAAGGGGCCGTCGTCCGCTTCCGCACCCCGTTGAGCGGGGAGACCCGCTTCAATGACCTGCTCCGGGGTGAGGTGGTCTTCCAAAACCAGACCCTGGACGACTTCGTGCTCCTCAAGTCCGACGGCTACCCCACCTACCACCTGGCCAATGTGGCGGACGACCATCTGATGGGGATAACCCATGTCCTGCGGGCCGATGAATGGCTCTCCTCCACCCCCCGCCACCTCCTCCTCTACCAGGCCCTGGGGAAGACCCCGCCCCTCTTTGCCCACCTCCCCATGATTCTGGGCCCCGACCGCTCCAAGCTCTCCAAGCGCCACGGGGCCACCGCTATAGGCGACTTCCGGGAGCAGGGCTACCTCCCCGAGGCCATGGTCAACTTCCTGGCCCTCCTGGGCTGGTCCCTGGACGAGACCGCCGAGCTCTTCTCCCAGGAGGAGCTGGTGAAGGACTTCAGCCTGGACAGGGTGGGCCTCAACCCCGCCATCTTCAACCGGGAGAAGCTGGACTGGATGAATGGGGTCTATATCCGCAAACTTTCCCCCGAGGAGTTTGCCCAGCGGATTCTACCCTTCCTGGAGAGGGGCCTGCCTGATTCTGTTCCCCGCCCCTTGTCCCAGGAATATCTGGCCCGCCTGGCCCCCCTGGTGCAGGAGAGGGCCCGGACCCTGGGCTCAGGCCAGCCCGATGGGGCCGTCTATCTGGCCGACTTCTTCCTCCTCCCCCACCTGGAGTACGACCCCGCCCTACTCACCAGCAAGCTCTCCCCGGAGAAGGCCCGGGAGGCCCTGGAGCTCACCCTGGAAAGCCTGGCAGCCTCCGAGTTCAGCGCCGAAGGGCTGGAAAAGCAGTTGCGGCCCCTGGCCGAGAAGCTGGGGCTGGGGACGGGGCCCTACTTTGGGCTTATCCGCGTAGCCGTTACCGGGCGCACCGCCGCCCCGCCCCTCTTCCAGACCATGGCCATCCTGGGCAAAGAACGCTGCCTGGAGAGGCTGAGGCAGTCCCTTAACCTGCTTTCCTGA
- a CDS encoding RluA family pseudouridine synthase: MYQAEAEEEGERLDRFLARRTGLSRSQVQRLVSGGYVETQEREARPSLRLKRGDEVMVTVPPPAPSTLLPEPIPLKIVYEDGDLVVVDKPAGLCVHPAPGHTSGTLVNALLFRYPELSLMASPRPGIVHRLDMDTSGLIMIARHEPARLFLSRELKARRVKKRYLVLVRGRVMPEQGIIEAPLGRNPGNRKKMAVVPGGREARTSYRVLRPMEGFSLVEVSPETGRTHQIRVHFANLGHPVVGDRLYGAKSPYLSRQFLHACYLGFRHPREGRWLEFTSPLPPDLEGGLKALSLKDSSAKIARL; this comes from the coding sequence ATATACCAGGCGGAGGCAGAAGAGGAGGGGGAAAGGCTGGACCGGTTCCTGGCCCGGAGGACAGGCCTCTCCCGCTCCCAGGTCCAGAGGCTGGTCTCCGGGGGCTATGTGGAAACTCAGGAAAGGGAGGCCCGCCCCTCCCTCCGCCTCAAGCGGGGGGATGAGGTCATGGTCACCGTCCCGCCCCCCGCCCCCTCCACCCTCCTCCCCGAGCCCATCCCCTTGAAAATCGTCTATGAGGACGGGGACCTGGTGGTGGTGGACAAGCCGGCGGGGCTTTGCGTCCACCCGGCCCCGGGCCATACCTCGGGCACCCTGGTAAACGCCCTCCTCTTCCGCTACCCTGAGCTCTCCCTCATGGCCTCCCCCCGCCCCGGCATCGTCCACCGGCTGGACATGGACACCTCGGGCCTCATCATGATAGCCCGCCACGAGCCCGCCCGGCTTTTTCTCTCCCGTGAGCTGAAGGCCAGGAGGGTGAAGAAGCGATACCTGGTGCTGGTCCGGGGGAGGGTGATGCCGGAGCAGGGGATAATCGAGGCCCCCCTGGGCCGGAACCCCGGGAACCGGAAGAAGATGGCAGTGGTCCCGGGGGGAAGGGAGGCCCGCACCTCCTACCGGGTCCTGCGCCCCATGGAAGGCTTCTCCCTGGTGGAGGTCTCCCCCGAGACCGGCCGCACCCACCAGATAAGGGTCCATTTTGCCAACCTCGGCCATCCGGTGGTCGGGGACAGGCTATACGGGGCAAAATCCCCCTATCTATCCCGCCAGTTCCTCCATGCCTGCTACTTAGGTTTCCGCCACCCCCGGGAGGGGAGATGGCTGGAGTTCACCTCCCCCCTCCCCCCCGACCTGGAAGGGGGGCTTAAGGCTTTGTCCCTGAAAGACTCCTCTGCTAAAATAGCCCGGCTATGA
- the lspA gene encoding signal peptidase II, protein MRGSRELAFFLPAIGVLIADQLSKAWVRQNLALGESLPPDAPLRLTHIQNAGAVFGVTANPIFLVLLNSAVLLFVLLFYRRLPSLALRASLGLVLGGGIGNLVDRLRMGYVTDFLDVRVWPIFNVADSAVVVGSVIVLYLVLRGKA, encoded by the coding sequence ATGCGCGGTTCAAGGGAGCTGGCCTTTTTCCTGCCGGCCATCGGGGTCCTGATAGCAGACCAGCTCAGCAAGGCCTGGGTGAGGCAGAACCTGGCCCTGGGCGAGTCCCTCCCTCCCGATGCCCCACTCCGCCTGACCCATATCCAAAATGCCGGGGCAGTCTTCGGGGTCACCGCCAACCCCATATTCCTTGTCCTTCTCAACTCAGCCGTCCTTCTCTTCGTGCTCCTATTCTACCGGCGCCTTCCTTCTCTGGCCCTGCGGGCCAGCCTGGGGCTGGTCCTGGGAGGGGGGATAGGTAACCTGGTGGACCGCCTGCGGATGGGCTATGTCACCGACTTTCTGGATGTCCGCGTCTGGCCCATCTTCAACGTGGCCGATTCGGCGGTGGTGGTGGGCTCGGTCATAGTCCTATACCTCGTCCTCCGGGGAAAGGCTTGA
- a CDS encoding replication-associated recombination protein A produces the protein MRPRDFSEMVGQEHIIGEGRVLRKSIEADQLPSLIFWGPPGSGKTTLAFVVSKMTRAHFSPMSAVSAGVADLRRVVDEARERRGLSGQRTILFVDELHRFNKAQQDAILPHVEDGTVTFIGATTENPSFEVISPLLSRARIFALHPLTEEQVKALVERALKDKERGLGGMGVEIEEKALGHLALMAGGDARVALNGLEMAAFASPQQDGKRLITLATVEDALQQRALLYDREGDQHYDHISALHKALRGSDPDAALYWLGRMLEAGEDPLYIARRLIRFASEDVGLADPQALVVSMAAQQAVHFVGMPEGCLALAEATVYLATAPKSNALYAAYSEVQEDVKKTKNEPVPLPIRNPVTGLMRDMGYGKGYKYAHDFPGHFVLQDYLPPSLKGKRYYRPSDQGWEKELAERLRKWWGERR, from the coding sequence ATGCGCCCCCGGGACTTCTCCGAGATGGTGGGCCAGGAGCACATCATCGGGGAGGGAAGGGTCCTGAGAAAGAGCATCGAGGCCGACCAGCTCCCCTCCCTTATCTTCTGGGGCCCTCCGGGCTCGGGGAAGACCACCCTGGCGTTTGTCGTCTCCAAGATGACCAGGGCCCACTTCTCCCCCATGAGCGCGGTTTCCGCCGGGGTGGCCGATTTGAGGCGGGTGGTGGATGAGGCCAGGGAGCGCCGGGGCCTCTCCGGCCAGAGGACCATCCTCTTCGTGGACGAGCTCCACCGTTTCAACAAGGCCCAGCAGGATGCCATCCTGCCCCATGTGGAGGACGGCACCGTTACCTTCATCGGGGCCACTACCGAAAACCCCTCCTTTGAGGTCATCTCCCCACTCCTCTCCCGCGCCCGTATCTTCGCCCTCCACCCCCTCACAGAAGAACAGGTAAAGGCCCTGGTGGAGAGGGCCCTGAAAGACAAGGAGCGGGGCCTGGGGGGGATGGGGGTGGAGATAGAGGAAAAGGCCCTGGGGCACCTGGCCCTCATGGCCGGAGGGGATGCCCGGGTGGCCCTCAACGGCCTGGAGATGGCCGCCTTTGCCTCCCCCCAGCAGGACGGGAAGCGCCTCATTACCCTGGCCACCGTTGAGGATGCCCTCCAGCAGCGGGCACTCCTCTACGACCGGGAGGGGGACCAGCATTACGACCACATCTCCGCCCTCCACAAGGCCCTCCGGGGCTCCGACCCCGATGCCGCCCTCTACTGGCTGGGGAGGATGCTGGAGGCGGGGGAGGACCCCCTCTACATCGCCCGCCGCCTCATCCGCTTCGCCAGCGAGGATGTGGGCCTGGCCGACCCCCAGGCCCTGGTGGTGTCCATGGCTGCCCAGCAGGCGGTCCACTTCGTGGGCATGCCCGAGGGGTGCCTGGCCCTGGCCGAAGCCACCGTCTACCTGGCTACGGCCCCCAAGTCCAACGCCCTCTACGCAGCCTATTCCGAAGTGCAAGAGGATGTGAAGAAGACAAAGAACGAGCCCGTCCCCCTGCCCATCCGCAACCCCGTCACCGGGCTGATGCGGGACATGGGCTACGGCAAGGGATACAAATACGCCCACGACTTCCCCGGCCACTTCGTCCTCCAGGACTACCTTCCCCCTTCCCTCAAGGGCAAGCGCTACTACCGGCCCTCGGACCAGGGCTGGGAGAAAGAGCTCGCCGAGCGCCTCAGGAAGTGGTGGGGAGAGAGGAGATAG
- the coaE gene encoding dephospho-CoA kinase (Dephospho-CoA kinase (CoaE) performs the final step in coenzyme A biosynthesis.): protein MIIIGLTGGFGSGKSTVAGMLRELGARVIDADKVAHQLYQPGTPAFDEVVRAFGREIVGENGEIDRRKLGQKVFGNPQALRRLNAILHPRISDRVIEILEVWRGEGVKVAVVEAALLIEAGWGPLVDRVWVTVASEARVKERLRASKDLTDEEIEARLASQMPVEDKAKRADVVISTDGSLDQVREEVERQWRRLA, encoded by the coding sequence ATGATAATAATCGGGCTTACAGGGGGTTTTGGCTCGGGGAAGAGCACGGTGGCGGGGATGCTCCGGGAGCTGGGCGCACGGGTCATAGACGCCGATAAGGTGGCCCACCAGCTCTACCAGCCGGGGACCCCTGCCTTTGACGAGGTGGTCCGGGCCTTCGGCAGGGAAATCGTGGGCGAAAACGGGGAGATAGATAGAAGGAAGCTTGGCCAGAAGGTCTTCGGCAACCCCCAGGCCCTAAGGAGGCTCAACGCCATCCTGCACCCCCGGATATCCGACCGGGTCATAGAAATCCTGGAGGTGTGGCGGGGGGAGGGGGTGAAGGTGGCGGTGGTGGAGGCGGCGCTGCTCATTGAGGCCGGCTGGGGCCCCCTGGTGGACCGGGTCTGGGTTACTGTGGCGTCGGAGGCCAGGGTGAAGGAGAGGCTCCGGGCCAGCAAAGACCTCACTGATGAGGAAATAGAGGCCCGCCTTGCCTCTCAGATGCCGGTGGAGGATAAGGCGAAGCGGGCCGACGTGGTGATAAGCACCGATGGCTCCCTGGACCAGGTGAGGGAAGAAGTAGAAAGGCAGTGGCGGAGGCTGGCCTAA
- a CDS encoding DnaJ domain-containing protein, with protein sequence MADMGKDYYAILGVGRGATEKEIKQAFRRLARRYHPDVNPGKKEAEARFKEVNEAHEVLSDPEKRQKYDQFGEGWKQAGAFSQGSQGPFAGATVFGPEGSSDTGEIIFERLFQDLGIGRRRTRRGQDIDYPVEVSLEEAFHGTTRIIASPQGRRLEVKISPGVDNGSRVRVAGEGVLGDRPADLYLLISVRPHDVFERKGVDLYIEVPIPLMVAVLGGEVQVPTLKRKKVALKVPAETQNGVVFRLAGQGMPHLGDGARGDLLARVKVVLPIRLTAKEKELFEKLRSLRGEG encoded by the coding sequence ATGGCCGATATGGGGAAGGACTATTATGCCATTCTGGGGGTAGGGAGGGGGGCCACGGAGAAGGAGATAAAGCAGGCCTTCCGGCGGCTGGCCCGCCGCTACCATCCCGATGTGAACCCGGGGAAGAAGGAGGCCGAGGCCCGCTTCAAGGAGGTCAACGAGGCCCATGAGGTCCTCTCCGACCCCGAAAAGAGGCAGAAGTATGACCAGTTCGGGGAGGGGTGGAAGCAGGCCGGGGCCTTCTCTCAGGGCTCTCAGGGGCCCTTTGCGGGGGCAACTGTATTCGGCCCGGAAGGCTCCTCTGATACGGGGGAAATCATTTTTGAGAGGCTTTTCCAGGACCTGGGCATAGGCCGGAGGCGGACCCGGAGGGGCCAGGACATTGACTACCCGGTGGAGGTCTCCCTGGAGGAGGCCTTCCACGGCACCACCCGTATTATCGCATCCCCCCAGGGCCGGCGGCTGGAGGTGAAGATATCCCCCGGCGTGGACAACGGCTCCCGGGTGAGGGTGGCGGGCGAGGGCGTGCTGGGGGACCGACCGGCGGACCTCTATCTGCTCATCTCCGTCCGGCCCCATGATGTCTTCGAGCGGAAAGGGGTGGACCTTTATATCGAGGTGCCCATACCCTTGATGGTGGCGGTGCTGGGGGGGGAGGTCCAGGTGCCCACCCTCAAGCGGAAGAAGGTGGCCCTGAAGGTGCCGGCGGAGACCCAGAACGGGGTGGTCTTCCGCCTGGCGGGCCAGGGTATGCCCCACCTGGGGGACGGGGCCCGTGGGGACCTGCTGGCCAGGGTGAAGGTGGTCCTCCCCATCCGCCTTACCGCGAAGGAAAAAGAACTCTTTGAAAAGCTCCGCTCCTTGAGAGGGGAGGGATGA
- a CDS encoding MerR family transcriptional regulator, translating into MPNERSEPLYVISIAARMVGVHAQTLRYYERAGLIAPARSQGRLRLYSQWDIERLKLMKSLMEDLGVNLAGVEVIIRLTEHIARMEGRLKALEQELQRLQGGEGEI; encoded by the coding sequence ATGCCAAATGAGAGGTCCGAACCCTTATATGTCATCAGCATCGCCGCCCGGATGGTGGGCGTTCATGCCCAGACCCTGAGGTATTATGAGCGGGCCGGCCTTATCGCCCCCGCCCGCTCTCAGGGGAGGTTACGTCTATATTCTCAATGGGACATTGAACGCTTGAAGCTGATGAAGAGCCTCATGGAGGACCTTGGGGTCAACCTGGCCGGGGTGGAGGTCATCATCCGGCTTACCGAGCACATTGCCCGGATGGAGGGCAGGCTCAAGGCCCTGGAACAGGAGCTACAGCGCCTCCAGGGCGGGGAAGGAGAAATATGA